The following are encoded together in the Euwallacea fornicatus isolate EFF26 chromosome 11, ASM4011564v1, whole genome shotgun sequence genome:
- the LOC136342107 gene encoding probable multidrug resistance-associated protein lethal(2)03659 isoform X2 produces MSRNEAFLYSILMVASPFLVMSCQHNFLWYQFTMGIKIKVAATALVYRKALKLSRSSLAETNIGQMVNLISNDVTRFENAVKHIHSLWIGPIEMLIIVILLYFYVGPSGMTGVAFLMLFLPVQMWLGKKTSNFRLNTAMRTDERIRLMNEIISGIQVIKMYTWEKPFAKLVEISRWKEMQQIKKNAYIKAVVFSFQAFVTKMAIWLCVIIFVLTGNSPTTQFVYVVTSFYTILRPVLTKRLPEGVTHLAEAQISIKRISEFLFKEEIDFDVSSTFLNSALQQNGTEKPAKISQGDLIDLSHVFVKWNPKFEEYSLQDVTFQIGRQLIVVLGPVGSGKTTLLHTILRELIPSKGTVKINGIISYASQEPWLFMSSIRQNILFGQSYDRERYQEIIKVCALERDFSLFPYGDETLVGDRGVTLSGGQKARINLARAVYKKADIYLLDDPLSAVDTHVGKHIFNECIQQYLRGKCVVLVTHQPQYLRNAEKIYLLDNGSVNFSGSFGEIHDSGHEYAKLLVELNNKSEGDSYEELEAVEEVRKEEKTTLSDKDNYIKGPKANKEGKAVGNIAKSVYGIYFQNGGHWCIFVSVFLLFCATQGIGSLFDYFTSWWVNANTIRQSNETESIKITIVQKFWLEYMTDNLSAVIYTVLIVSLTVLALSRALTFYRFAMKASTTLHNSMFNQIVYAPMRFFNTNPSGRVLNRFSSDMNQVDEALPSTMLDSIQNGLAVLATTVVVATVNPWMLVPTLIILFIFYLMRIIYISTSRDVKRVESITRSPVFSHLTASLQGLTTIRAFGAQDVLRQEFEKLQNRNSSPAIVFIAVGRCFGFWLDVGCTVYIFFVTMSFLFLQDTPGGFVGLSITQSMTLAGMFQMCIRQFSELENQMTCVERIKEYVDVVPESNTGARQPPDDWPSKGKINFKSLNMRYAPDEPQVLKDLIFTVNSKEKVGIVGRTGAGKSSIIIALFRLAENQGTISIDDVDTKTVSLDRLRSSISIIPQEPVLFTGTLRKNLDPFDDYDDEILWNALEQVELKDVVSDFPNGLQSKMSEGGSNFSVGQRQLVCMARAIIRKNKILVLDEATANVDPQTDALIQLTIRSKFSNCTVLTIAHRLHTIMDSDKVLVMDAGRVVEFGTPFELLQNKDGVFAGMVEQTGRAMASTLLGIAQKAPQDQAQETPKIHEI; encoded by the exons ATGAGCAGAAATGAGGCATTTTTGTATTCAATCTTAATGGTCGCTTCTCCGTTTCTTGTTATGAGTTGCCAACATAATTTTCTATGGTATCAATTCACAATGGGAATAAAGATCAAAGTAGCTGCTACTGCTCTTGTTTACCGGAAAGCCCTAAAGCTCAGTCGCTCCTCTTTGGCTGAGACGAACATAGGGCAAATGgtgaatttaatttctaacGATGTGACCAGGTTTGAAAACGCGGTAAAACACATCCATAGCCTTTGGATAGGGCCTATCGAAATGCTGATCATTGTGATCTTGCTCTATTTTTATGTGGGGCCAAGTGGTATGACCGGAGTAGCTTTTTTGATGCTGTTTTTACCCGTTCAGA tgtgGCTCGGCAAGAAAACCTCGAATTTCAGGCTCAATACTGCCATGAGAACTGACGAGAGGATCCGGCTGATGAATGAAATCATTTCTGGCATTCAAGTTATTAAAATGTATACTTGGGAGAAACCTTTTGCGAAACTTGTGGAGATAAGCAGATG gaAAGAAATGCAGCAAATAAAGAAGAATGCCTACATTAAAGCTGTGGTCTTTTCCTTTCAAGCTTTCGTAACCAAAATGGCCATTTGGCTGTGCGTTATCATTTTTGTTCTGACCGGTAATTCCCCAACTACTCAGTTTGTCTACGTGGTCACCTCGTTTTATACAATCTTGAGACCAGTACTCACGAAACGGCTCCCCGAAGGAGTAACCCATCTAGCAGAAGCGCAAATATCCATTAAACGTATCTCAGAGTTTCTGTTCAAAGAAGAAATTGACTTTGACGTCAGCTCTACATTCCTTAACTCGGCTCTGCAGCAGAATGGAACTGAGAAACCAGCTAAAATCAGTCAGGGGGATTTGATAGATCTGAGCCACGTGTTTGTTAAGTGgaatccaaaatttgaagagtaCTCCCTGCAGGATGTTACATTCCAAATTGGGAGACAATTGATTGTGGTACTGGGCCCAGTGGGTAGTGGGAAAACTACGTTGCTACACACGATTTTGAGGGAACTAATTCCCTCAAAAGGCACTGTGAAAATTAATG GAATAATTTCATATGCTTCCCAAGAACCTTGGCTCTTCATGAGCAGTATAAGACAGAATATCCTATTTGGCCAGTCTTACGACCGCGAACGTTATcaagaaattattaaagtgTGTGCCTTAGAGCGAGATTTTTCTCTCTTCCCCTATGGAGATGAGACTTTAGTAGGTGATCGAGGAGTGACTTTAAGTGGAGGCCAGAAGGCCCGCATAAATTTGGCCAGGGCAGTCTACAAGAAGGCTGACATATACCTGTTAGATGATCCTTTATCCGCTGTGGACACTCACGTGGGAAAGCACATATTCAATGAGTGCATCCAGCAATATTTGAGGGGCAAATGTGTGGTGTTGGTGACGCATCAGCCGCAATATCTAAGAAACGCTGAAAAGATATATTTGCTCGATAATGGTAGCGTGAATTTTTCGGGAAGTTTCGGAGAAATTCATGATTCTGGGCATGAGTACGCGAAGCTTTTGGTGGAGCTTAATAACAAGTCTGAAGGAGACTCTTATGAAGAGCTTGAAGCTGTTGAAGAAGtgagaaaagaagaaaaaactaCTTTGAGTGATAAAGATAATTATATTAAAGGGCCTAAAGCAAACAAAGAGGGCAAAGCCGTGGGTAACATTGCCAAAAGTGTATATGGAATTTACTTCCAGAATGGTGGTCACTGGTGTATTTTTGTCTCGGTTTTTCTGCTCTTTTGTGCAACTCAAGGAATTGGCAGCTTGTTCGACTATTTTACGTCATGGTG ggTAAATGCCAATACCATTCGCCAATCCAACGAAACTGAGTCAATAAAAATCACCATAGTTCAAAAGTTCTGGCTTGAGTACATGACTGATAATCTCTCGGCAGTCATATACACAGTACTCATAGTTTCCCTAACAGTTCTGGCTTTGAGCAGGGCTCTGACATTCTACCGATTTGCTATGAAGGCGTCTACCACTTTGCATAATAGCATGTTTAACCAAATAGTATATGCCCCTATGAGGTTCTTCAATACTAATCCTTCGGGCAGGGTTTTGAATCGGTTTTCGAGTGATATGAACCAGGTGGATGAAGCGTTGCCTTCTACTATGTTGGATTCAATtcag AACGGACTGGCAGTACTGGCCACTACAGTAGTGGTAGCAACCGTAAATCCTTGGATGCTAGTACCGACATTGAttatattgttcattttctacTTAATgagaataatttatatttcaaccAGTAGAGATGTGAAACGAGTGGAAAGCATTA CGAGGAGCCCCGTCTTTTCTCACTTGACCGCCTCTCTTCAAGGCCTTACTACCATCCGAGCCTTCGGAGCTCAAGACGTCCTGCGACAAGAGTTCGAAAAACTCCAAAACAGAAACAGCTCCCCTGCCATCGTTTTTATAGCCGTAGGCCGCTGTTTTGGCTTCTGGCTGGAtgttggttgtaccgtttatatattttttgtcacCATGAGTTTTCTGTTTCTCCAAGACACTCCTGGAGGTTTCGTGGGGCTATCCATCACTCAGTCCATGACCCTAGCTGGAATGTTTCAAATGTGTATTAGGCAGTTCAGCGAATTGGAAAATCAAATGACTTGCGTAGAACGTATTAAAGAGTATGTGGATGTGGTTCCTGAGTCTAACACTGGTGCCAGGCAACCACCTGATGATTGGCCTTCGAAAGGaaagattaattttaagagCTTGAATATGCGGTACGCTCCGGATGAACCCCAAGTActtaaagatttaatttttactgtCAACAGTAAAGAAAAAGTCGGTATTGTAG GCCGCACTGGAGCTGGTAAATCCTCGATCATCATAGCGTTATTCAGGCTAGCGGAAAACCAGGGGACTATCTCTATCGATGATGTAGATACTAAAACCGTCAGTCTAGATCGTCTTAGGTCTAGTATTTCAATAATTCCACAAGAACCAGTTTTATTCACCGGTACACTGCGCAAAAACTTAGATCCTTTCGATGATTACGACGACGAAATCTTATGGAACGCTCTAGAACAAGTTGAGCTCAAAGACGTTGTTTCTGATTTTCCCAATGGACTCCAAAGCAAAATGTCAGAAGGAGGAAGCAACTTCAGCGTGGGTCAACGTCAATTAGTCTGTATGGCTCGGGCCATCATTAGAAAGAACAAAATTCTGGTCTTGGATGAGGCGACAGCCAATGTCGACCCCCAAACTGATGCTTTAATTCAACTGACTATCAGAAGTAAATTTTCCAACTGCACTGTTTTAACTATAGCCCACAGATTGCATACAATTATGGATTCGGATAAAGTGTTGGTGATGGATGCGGGGAGAGTGGTGGAATTTGGAACCCCGTTcgaattattgcaaaataaagATGGGGTGTTTGCAGGCATGGTGGAGCAAACAGGACGAGCTATGGCGAGTACCTTACTTGGAATTGCACAAAAG GCACCTCAAGACCAAGCACAAGAGACTCCTAAGATTCATGAAATATAA
- the LOC136342107 gene encoding probable multidrug resistance-associated protein lethal(2)03659 isoform X1 encodes MESTKNIPLDKKVHPFSKANILSKILFTWLFPLFYKGLHKDLTEDDLYPSLKHHEATYLGDNLSRQWDRQLKKLKIGKQPSLWRAILRMFGKEIALLALLHAFIELCARLAQPLILAQLLQYYQPNTTMSRNEAFLYSILMVASPFLVMSCQHNFLWYQFTMGIKIKVAATALVYRKALKLSRSSLAETNIGQMVNLISNDVTRFENAVKHIHSLWIGPIEMLIIVILLYFYVGPSGMTGVAFLMLFLPVQMWLGKKTSNFRLNTAMRTDERIRLMNEIISGIQVIKMYTWEKPFAKLVEISRWKEMQQIKKNAYIKAVVFSFQAFVTKMAIWLCVIIFVLTGNSPTTQFVYVVTSFYTILRPVLTKRLPEGVTHLAEAQISIKRISEFLFKEEIDFDVSSTFLNSALQQNGTEKPAKISQGDLIDLSHVFVKWNPKFEEYSLQDVTFQIGRQLIVVLGPVGSGKTTLLHTILRELIPSKGTVKINGIISYASQEPWLFMSSIRQNILFGQSYDRERYQEIIKVCALERDFSLFPYGDETLVGDRGVTLSGGQKARINLARAVYKKADIYLLDDPLSAVDTHVGKHIFNECIQQYLRGKCVVLVTHQPQYLRNAEKIYLLDNGSVNFSGSFGEIHDSGHEYAKLLVELNNKSEGDSYEELEAVEEVRKEEKTTLSDKDNYIKGPKANKEGKAVGNIAKSVYGIYFQNGGHWCIFVSVFLLFCATQGIGSLFDYFTSWWVNANTIRQSNETESIKITIVQKFWLEYMTDNLSAVIYTVLIVSLTVLALSRALTFYRFAMKASTTLHNSMFNQIVYAPMRFFNTNPSGRVLNRFSSDMNQVDEALPSTMLDSIQNGLAVLATTVVVATVNPWMLVPTLIILFIFYLMRIIYISTSRDVKRVESITRSPVFSHLTASLQGLTTIRAFGAQDVLRQEFEKLQNRNSSPAIVFIAVGRCFGFWLDVGCTVYIFFVTMSFLFLQDTPGGFVGLSITQSMTLAGMFQMCIRQFSELENQMTCVERIKEYVDVVPESNTGARQPPDDWPSKGKINFKSLNMRYAPDEPQVLKDLIFTVNSKEKVGIVGRTGAGKSSIIIALFRLAENQGTISIDDVDTKTVSLDRLRSSISIIPQEPVLFTGTLRKNLDPFDDYDDEILWNALEQVELKDVVSDFPNGLQSKMSEGGSNFSVGQRQLVCMARAIIRKNKILVLDEATANVDPQTDALIQLTIRSKFSNCTVLTIAHRLHTIMDSDKVLVMDAGRVVEFGTPFELLQNKDGVFAGMVEQTGRAMASTLLGIAQKAPQDQAQETPKIHEI; translated from the exons ATGGAAAGTACCAAAAATATCCCGTTGGATAAGAAGGTTCACCCCTTTAGCAAGGCTAATATATTGTCGAAGATTTTATTTAC gtGGCTTTTTCCCTTATTTTACAAAGGTTTACATAAAGACCTAACCGAAGATGATCTCTACCCCAGCTTGAAGCATCACGAGGCAACCTATTTGGGTGATAATTTGTCCAGGCAATGGGAtagacaattaaaaaaactaaaaatcggCAAGCAGCCGTCCTTATGGAGGGCCATTTTAAGAATGTTCGGCAAGGAAATCGCATTGTTGGCCTTATTGCATGCTTTCATCGAGCTCTGCGCTAG gCTTGCGCAACCATTGATACTGGCACAACTTCTTCAATACTATCAGCCGAACACTACCATGAGCAGAAATGAGGCATTTTTGTATTCAATCTTAATGGTCGCTTCTCCGTTTCTTGTTATGAGTTGCCAACATAATTTTCTATGGTATCAATTCACAATGGGAATAAAGATCAAAGTAGCTGCTACTGCTCTTGTTTACCGGAAAGCCCTAAAGCTCAGTCGCTCCTCTTTGGCTGAGACGAACATAGGGCAAATGgtgaatttaatttctaacGATGTGACCAGGTTTGAAAACGCGGTAAAACACATCCATAGCCTTTGGATAGGGCCTATCGAAATGCTGATCATTGTGATCTTGCTCTATTTTTATGTGGGGCCAAGTGGTATGACCGGAGTAGCTTTTTTGATGCTGTTTTTACCCGTTCAGA tgtgGCTCGGCAAGAAAACCTCGAATTTCAGGCTCAATACTGCCATGAGAACTGACGAGAGGATCCGGCTGATGAATGAAATCATTTCTGGCATTCAAGTTATTAAAATGTATACTTGGGAGAAACCTTTTGCGAAACTTGTGGAGATAAGCAGATG gaAAGAAATGCAGCAAATAAAGAAGAATGCCTACATTAAAGCTGTGGTCTTTTCCTTTCAAGCTTTCGTAACCAAAATGGCCATTTGGCTGTGCGTTATCATTTTTGTTCTGACCGGTAATTCCCCAACTACTCAGTTTGTCTACGTGGTCACCTCGTTTTATACAATCTTGAGACCAGTACTCACGAAACGGCTCCCCGAAGGAGTAACCCATCTAGCAGAAGCGCAAATATCCATTAAACGTATCTCAGAGTTTCTGTTCAAAGAAGAAATTGACTTTGACGTCAGCTCTACATTCCTTAACTCGGCTCTGCAGCAGAATGGAACTGAGAAACCAGCTAAAATCAGTCAGGGGGATTTGATAGATCTGAGCCACGTGTTTGTTAAGTGgaatccaaaatttgaagagtaCTCCCTGCAGGATGTTACATTCCAAATTGGGAGACAATTGATTGTGGTACTGGGCCCAGTGGGTAGTGGGAAAACTACGTTGCTACACACGATTTTGAGGGAACTAATTCCCTCAAAAGGCACTGTGAAAATTAATG GAATAATTTCATATGCTTCCCAAGAACCTTGGCTCTTCATGAGCAGTATAAGACAGAATATCCTATTTGGCCAGTCTTACGACCGCGAACGTTATcaagaaattattaaagtgTGTGCCTTAGAGCGAGATTTTTCTCTCTTCCCCTATGGAGATGAGACTTTAGTAGGTGATCGAGGAGTGACTTTAAGTGGAGGCCAGAAGGCCCGCATAAATTTGGCCAGGGCAGTCTACAAGAAGGCTGACATATACCTGTTAGATGATCCTTTATCCGCTGTGGACACTCACGTGGGAAAGCACATATTCAATGAGTGCATCCAGCAATATTTGAGGGGCAAATGTGTGGTGTTGGTGACGCATCAGCCGCAATATCTAAGAAACGCTGAAAAGATATATTTGCTCGATAATGGTAGCGTGAATTTTTCGGGAAGTTTCGGAGAAATTCATGATTCTGGGCATGAGTACGCGAAGCTTTTGGTGGAGCTTAATAACAAGTCTGAAGGAGACTCTTATGAAGAGCTTGAAGCTGTTGAAGAAGtgagaaaagaagaaaaaactaCTTTGAGTGATAAAGATAATTATATTAAAGGGCCTAAAGCAAACAAAGAGGGCAAAGCCGTGGGTAACATTGCCAAAAGTGTATATGGAATTTACTTCCAGAATGGTGGTCACTGGTGTATTTTTGTCTCGGTTTTTCTGCTCTTTTGTGCAACTCAAGGAATTGGCAGCTTGTTCGACTATTTTACGTCATGGTG ggTAAATGCCAATACCATTCGCCAATCCAACGAAACTGAGTCAATAAAAATCACCATAGTTCAAAAGTTCTGGCTTGAGTACATGACTGATAATCTCTCGGCAGTCATATACACAGTACTCATAGTTTCCCTAACAGTTCTGGCTTTGAGCAGGGCTCTGACATTCTACCGATTTGCTATGAAGGCGTCTACCACTTTGCATAATAGCATGTTTAACCAAATAGTATATGCCCCTATGAGGTTCTTCAATACTAATCCTTCGGGCAGGGTTTTGAATCGGTTTTCGAGTGATATGAACCAGGTGGATGAAGCGTTGCCTTCTACTATGTTGGATTCAATtcag AACGGACTGGCAGTACTGGCCACTACAGTAGTGGTAGCAACCGTAAATCCTTGGATGCTAGTACCGACATTGAttatattgttcattttctacTTAATgagaataatttatatttcaaccAGTAGAGATGTGAAACGAGTGGAAAGCATTA CGAGGAGCCCCGTCTTTTCTCACTTGACCGCCTCTCTTCAAGGCCTTACTACCATCCGAGCCTTCGGAGCTCAAGACGTCCTGCGACAAGAGTTCGAAAAACTCCAAAACAGAAACAGCTCCCCTGCCATCGTTTTTATAGCCGTAGGCCGCTGTTTTGGCTTCTGGCTGGAtgttggttgtaccgtttatatattttttgtcacCATGAGTTTTCTGTTTCTCCAAGACACTCCTGGAGGTTTCGTGGGGCTATCCATCACTCAGTCCATGACCCTAGCTGGAATGTTTCAAATGTGTATTAGGCAGTTCAGCGAATTGGAAAATCAAATGACTTGCGTAGAACGTATTAAAGAGTATGTGGATGTGGTTCCTGAGTCTAACACTGGTGCCAGGCAACCACCTGATGATTGGCCTTCGAAAGGaaagattaattttaagagCTTGAATATGCGGTACGCTCCGGATGAACCCCAAGTActtaaagatttaatttttactgtCAACAGTAAAGAAAAAGTCGGTATTGTAG GCCGCACTGGAGCTGGTAAATCCTCGATCATCATAGCGTTATTCAGGCTAGCGGAAAACCAGGGGACTATCTCTATCGATGATGTAGATACTAAAACCGTCAGTCTAGATCGTCTTAGGTCTAGTATTTCAATAATTCCACAAGAACCAGTTTTATTCACCGGTACACTGCGCAAAAACTTAGATCCTTTCGATGATTACGACGACGAAATCTTATGGAACGCTCTAGAACAAGTTGAGCTCAAAGACGTTGTTTCTGATTTTCCCAATGGACTCCAAAGCAAAATGTCAGAAGGAGGAAGCAACTTCAGCGTGGGTCAACGTCAATTAGTCTGTATGGCTCGGGCCATCATTAGAAAGAACAAAATTCTGGTCTTGGATGAGGCGACAGCCAATGTCGACCCCCAAACTGATGCTTTAATTCAACTGACTATCAGAAGTAAATTTTCCAACTGCACTGTTTTAACTATAGCCCACAGATTGCATACAATTATGGATTCGGATAAAGTGTTGGTGATGGATGCGGGGAGAGTGGTGGAATTTGGAACCCCGTTcgaattattgcaaaataaagATGGGGTGTTTGCAGGCATGGTGGAGCAAACAGGACGAGCTATGGCGAGTACCTTACTTGGAATTGCACAAAAG GCACCTCAAGACCAAGCACAAGAGACTCCTAAGATTCATGAAATATAA